The Pseudomonadota bacterium genomic sequence ACCGCCGTCGACCCCCGCGTCCTCGAGGCCGTCGAAGCCCGGGGTCGCGATCGAGTAGGCGTAGTCGCCGTCTTCGTCGTCCCAGTCCGCGAGGTTCGCGTCGTGATCCCCGTCGCCGAGGTTCGCCGCGGCGAGCACGACCATCGACCAGGCCGACGCGTCGTCGACCGTGACCTCCCCCGCCTGATCCGCGTCGAGAGCGAACGGGACGATCGTGGCCGCCCCCTCGGCCGGGACGAGGAAGAGGCTCGCGGCCCATGCCTTGGCCGGGTTGCCCGCGAAGGATATCGTCGCCTCCTGCGGCGAGGGCAGGCCCGCGGGATCGATCTCGACATACGACGCGCCGTACTCCGCGACGCCGTGCGCGGGCGCGGCGCCCTCGAGCGGCAGATCCGCGCTCACGAGCTCGGTGTCCCGCGCGACCTCGCTCCCGCCCCACTCGCCGGCCTCCCCGAGGTGCGCGCCGTCGTCGTCGTTGCCCACGAAGAACCGGTACTCGGTGAACAGGACGAACGCCTCGTCGAAGGACGAGCCCTGCGCCTCGAGCTCGGCGGCCATGGCGTCGAGGAACTCGGGCTGGTTCTCGACGTCGGCCTCGCACGTCGGCCCGGTCCACGAAGTGACGTTCCCGTCCTGCGCGGTCCGCGCCCAGATGGCCGGGAGGAGCGCGCCGTCGCCCGCGCCGTACACCTCGTCGAGGAACAGGAGGAAGAAGCCGCTGCCGTACGAATAGAACACGTCGGCCGTGGAGTAGGCGTCGAGCGAGTACCAGGGGTGGTTCTGGAACGCGGGCAGCTCGCTCATCAGCCAGTACATGTGGCCGCTCCCCATGACCACGACCTCGGTCGCCACCGCGAACATGTCGTACGCGGGGACCGGCGGCTCGATGCAATCGACCGCGTGCAGCGAGTTGTGGTTGAAGACGTGCACGACGCCCATCTGGAGCATCTCGTCGCTCGTGAGGTAGTCCGGGTTGACGTACGCCACCGTCGGGCAGTCGGTGATCGCCGTCTCCGCGTGGTTCGACTGGACCTCGTAGGCCGCCACTCCCGGCAGGGTGGGATCGAGCACGAGATCGAACCCCTCCTGGACGTCGTCCTCGGCTCCGACCAGCCGCAGGGGCGGGGCGAACCCGAGCCCGTCCACCTCCGCGGCCCACGCCGCCTCGGCCTCGGCCAGGACGCCGGCCGCGGCCCCGGCGGTGTCGTCGTCGTAGAACACGCGAATCGGGAGCGTCGCGGACTCGAGGTACGATCCGGGCGGCTCGGCGAGCGCGGACGCGCCGGCGGCGACGGCGATCAGCGCGGCGATGACGGAAAGCGGCTCTCTGGACATGGCTTACCCTCCCATACCCGGCCGGGCCGGCGCCTGTGGTGTCGCGAATCCCCAACCGGCGATATTTGCAGGAGTTGTGCCAGGACGCTCGGTCGAGCGGCCCTTCAGCGGCGTCGCGGCGGCCGCCTGCGCCGTCTCGCGCCGGTCTGCGCGGGCGCCTCGGCCTCGGCCTTCGCCTTCTTCGCGGCCTTCTCGGCGGCCAGCGCCTTGGCGTCCGCCTCGGCCTTCGCCTTGCGCTCGGCCTTCTCCCGGGAGCGCGCGCGATCCTCTGCCTTGCGCTTGCGGATCTCCGCGATCCTCTCGCCTATCGGGATCTCGAACCGCTCCTCGGGCCGCTTCGTGTAGTCGAAGCCGTCGACCTTCACCCGCGGCAGCCGCTTGCCCACGGCGCGCTCGATGGCGCGCAGGTCGCCCTCCTCCTCGGGAGCGACGAAGGTGAACGCGTCGCCCAGGGCGCCGGCCCGCGCGGTGCGCCCGACCCTGTGGATGTAGTCGTCCGGCACGTGGGGCACGTCGAAGTTGATGACGTGCGTGAGCCCCTCGACGTCGATGCCGCGCTGCGCGATGTCGGTCGCCACGAGCACCTTGATCCGCCCCTCCTTCAGCCCCTTGAGCGCCTCGGTCCGCTGCACCTGGGAGCGGTTTCCGTGGATGCGCACGGCGTCCACCCCGCGCCGCTCGAGGAACTCCGAGAGGCGGTTGGCCCGGTGCTTGGTCCGCGTGAACACGATCGCGCTCGTGACGGCGCCGCTTCGCAGGAGCGCGAGCAGGAGGTGCGTCTTCAGGTCCTGCGCGACGGGGTAGATCGATTGCCGGACCCCGACCGCGGGCAGCGACTTGCGCTCGATGTTGATGCGGACCGGGGCGTTGAGCATCTCCCGCGACAGGACGACGATCGGCTCGGGCAAAGTCGCCGAGAAGAACAGCGTCTGGCGCTTCCTCGGGATGTGGGCGAGCACGCGCCGGACGTCCGGGAGGAAGCCCATGTCCAGCATGCGATCCGCCTCGTCGAGGACGAGGATCTCGAGGGCGTCGAGCTTCGCGTACGGGTACTGGAAGTGGTCCAGGAGCCGCCCAGGCGTGGCGACGATGACGTCGACTCCGGCGCGGAACGCGCGCTCCTGCGGCCCGGCCCCGACCCCGCCGAACACCGCCGCGCACGTGATCTTCGTGTGGGCCGCCAGCGCGTCGAGGTGCTCGACGATCTGCGCCGCGAGCTCGCGGGTCGGCGTGACGATCAGCGCCCGCGTCGTGCCGCGGGGCCTGCCGAGCAAGTGGTGCAGGATCGGCAGCCCGAACGCCGCGGTCTTGCCGCTGCCGGTCATGGCGCACGCGAGCACGTCCTTGCCGGCCATGGCCGGCGGGATGGCGTCGATCTGGATGGGCGTGGGATCCGCGAAGCCGAGCGCCTCGACGCCGCGCAGGAGATTGGGATGCAGCTGGAATTCGGTGAACGTCATCGGCGGACCATGTCACGGAAACCGCGCGCCGGCCAGAATTGCGTGCGTTTTTCAGGTGGTTTTAGCGGGCTCGTCGGTCGGCGCGTCGCTCGGCTCGTCACTCGTCGCGTCGTCCGCGTCGTCGTCGCCGTCGGTGTCCGGCTGCCCGCTGGCCCGCTTCGCGAGGCGGCGAAGGCGCTTCTCCTCCGCCTTCTTGAGCCGTGCGATCTCCTTCTGCCGCTTCTCGCCCTTGTACGCTGCTCTGTTGACCATCGCGTCCTCCCGGGTCCCGACCTCGGAGGTCGGCGTCACGAAGATCCTTTTTCGCACGTCGGGAGAGGAAAAGCGAGGGTCGTTGTCGGCGGCGAGCGGGCGCGCCCGGCGCCAAGTGACGAGTGAGCGGTCCCGCCCCCCCGTCTGTCTCAGTCGCCGGCCTTGCGCAGGAGCGTGGCCTGCTCGGGGGTCATACGGCGACGCCCTCGCGGCGCACGTTGAGGATGAGCGGGCTGCGCTCGTCCGAATAGCGATCAGAGGAGACGAACACGCACGAAATGACGACGTCGTGCTCCAGGGAGAGCGCGGCGGTGATCGGCCCGACGCGCTGGATCTCCTCCCCGGCGTCGACCACCCCGCGGACCACTATCATGACGTCGATGTCGGAGCCGGGCGATGCGTCCTCCGCGAAAAAGTGTCAGAGTCATTTGGCGTCATTTGGCGTCATTTGGCGGGGGTCTGTCTCTTTGGTCGCCGAGCTCCGCGGCGAACAGGCTCCGGCCGCCCACGTGGATCCGGCACACGAGGAAGTCCATCCCGGTGACCGGGCGGTAGAGGTCGAAGGAGATCTCCAGCGGCCGCTGGCTGACCTCCAGAATCGCGGTGGCGCGGCCGGCACGGGTGGAGGTCTCGCCCTCGAAGCGCACCGAGTGGTCGGTGGCCTGCCGGAAGGGGATCTCCTTCAGAACGGCCCGGAAGCGTTCGGGGCTGACCTTGGCGCGGAATTCGTCGTCGGTGCAGCGGTAGGCCTTCTCGACCTCGCCGGCCCTGAGCGCGCGCACGAGCTCGTCCGCCTTGGCCGCGTGGAAGTCCACCTCGCGCACTCCCTTCAGGATCGCCGGCAGGCCGAAGAGGGCCGCGATCCCCCCGAGACACAGCACGGTTACCGCGACTTCGACGGCGATCCGCCGGGCCGATCGCCTGGGCTTCGCAGGTGTCTTCCCGTTTTCTGCGCGCTCGTCCATGGCCGGCATCCATGGAACACCGGGCAACCGGAGCCTGTCAACGGCGCGGGAGCGGAAGGCCGGATCACGGCGTTGCCTGTCTTGGAGAGCGGGACACCGCAATCCGCGAGCGCGTCCCAGAGCGCTCCGTCGCCGTTCGCGTTCATGTCGTCGATTCTTGACGCTGCGGCGCGGATCGGCAATCGGTGCGGCTGCGCAGTGCGTCTACGCTGCCGGGCGCAAAGAGACCAGCGCGGTTCGCCGACGGGGCGTTCGCGTCCGCAAGGTCTCTGAAAACACGCTCTCGTGGGGCTTGACACCCCATCTCAAAAAGTGAAATAGCAGTAACCGGTTCGTTTGTCCCCGGACGTGCCGGGCACGCAAGGAAGCGGTGCGCGGCCGACTCCGGAACAGAAACAGGAGAGTCGCATGAGCACCGAAGAAATCTACCAGAGAGTGGCCGAGCAGAACCCGAACCAGCCCGAGTTCCTCCAGGCGGTCCAGGAGGTGTTCGAGTCCTTGGCGCCGGTCATCGAGAAGCACCCCGAGTACCGCAAGGCCAAGATCCTCGAGCGGCTCGCGGAGCCGGAGCGCGTGATCCTGTTCCGCGTGCCGTGGGTCGACGACAAGGGCGAGGTCCAGATCAACAAGGGCTACCGGATCCAGATGAACAGCGCGATCGGCCCGTACAAGGGCGGCCTCCGGTTGCACCCGACGGTCAACCTCTCGATCCTCAAGTTCCTCGCCTTCGAGCAGGTGTTCAAGAACTCGCTCACGACGCTCCCGATGGGCGGCGGCAAGGGCGGCTCCAACTTCGATCCCAAGGGCAAGTCCGACCGCGAGGTGATGGCGTTCTGCCAGTCGTTCATGTCCGAGCTGTTCCGCCACATCGGCCAGTTCACGGACGTCCCGGCCGGCGACATCGGCGTGGGCGGCCGCGAGATCGGCTACCTGTTCGGCCAGTACAAGCGGCTCGCGCAGGAGTTCACCGGCGTGCTCACCGGCAAGGGGCTCAACTGGGGCGGCAGCCTCGTCCGGCCCGAGGCCACCGGCTACGGCAACGTGTACTTCGCCGAGGAGATGCTGAACACGCACAAGCAGTCGTTCAAGGGCAAGACCGTCCTCATCTCCGGCTCCGGCAACGTCGCGCAGTACGCGGTCCAGAAGGTCCAGGATCTCGGCGGCAAGGTGGTCACGCTGTCCGACTCCAGCGGCTTCATCCACGACGCTGAGGGGATCGACCGCGAGAAGCTGAAGTTCCTCATGGAGCTCAAGAACGTGAAGCGCGGCCGCATCAAGGAGTACTGCGACAAGTACCCGAAGGCGACCTACAAGCCGGTCGATCCGTCCGCCCACTACAACCCGTTGTGGGACATCAAGGCGGACGTCGCGCTGCCGTGCGCCACGCAGAACGAGATCAACGCCAAGGACGCGCAGAACCTCGTCAACAACGGCGTGAAGTGCGTCTCCGAAGGCGCGAACATGCCGACGATGCCCGACGGCGTGAAGATCTTCCTCGACGCCAAGATCCTTTTCGGACCCGGCAAGGCCGCGAACGCGGGCGGCGTGGCCACCTCCGGCCTCGAGATGTCGCAGAACAGCCTGCGCCTCTCCTGGACCCGCGAGGAGGTCGACGGGCGGCTCCACGGCATCATGAAGGCGATCCACAAGAGCTGCGTCGACGCGTCCGAGCGCTTCGGCACCCCGGGCAACTACGTCAACGGCGCCAACATCGCGGGCTTCCTCAAGGTCGCGAACGCCATGATGGACCAGGGCGTCTGCTGATCCCCTTCGACTGAACCGACCGCAGTCCTCGTCGTCCGGGGCGGATCCACGCCCCCAATCCGGGCCGGATGGCAGACGGCTCTTGTGCGCAGCACCGCGTTCCGCGTATCAAGAACATATGGGAGATCGCGCGATAGAGGCCGTCGTCCGCCGCCGCGAGCGGAAGGCGGTGGAGCTCGAGTCGCTGATGTCCTGGCGCGCCCAGCGCATCCTGATCGTGTCGAGCCTCTACGACGCGTTCACGTTCCAGGAGGACGGATCGCTCGTCGAGCGGCTCTTCTCGGAGTACCTCGAGCTCAACCTGCGCACGGTGCCGATCGTGCAGCGGGCGTCCGCCGCGCGGGAGGCGCTCGAGGTGCTCGGCCGGGAGCGGTTCGACCTCGTCATCTCGATGCTGCGCGTCGGCGACGCGGACGTCCGCGAGCTCGTGCGGTCGATCCGCGGGATCGATCCGGAGATCCCGGTCATGCTGCTCGCCGCCAACCCGCGCGAGCTCGCCGCGGTGGATCTCGCGGGCCCGCTCGACGGCGGGGAGCGCGTGTTCGTCTGGAACGGGGACGTCCGGCTGTTCCTCGCCATGATCAAGAGCTGCGAGGATCGGATGAACGTCGAGCACGACTCCCAGGTCGCCGACGTCCCGAGCCTGATCCTCGTGGAGGACAACGTCCGGTTCTACTCCGCGTACCTGCCGATGCTGTACACCGAGCTATTGGAGCACAGCCACGCGCTCATGGCCGACGGCCTGAACCACATGCAGCGGCTCCTCCGGATGCGGGCCCGCCCGAAGATCCTGCTCGCGACGACGTTCGAGGAGGGCGAGCGGCTGTTCCGCAGGTACCGCGATCACGTCATGGGCGTCATCGTCGACGCGAGCTTCCCGCGCGGCGGCCGGATCGACGACGACGCCGGCATCGAGTTCGCCCGGCTCGTGCGCGCGGAGGCGCCGGATCGGCCGATCCTCATGCAGTCGTCCGTCCCGGAGAACGCCGCGCGCATCGGCGAGCTCGGCGGGCTGTTCGTCAACAAGACGTCGCCGACGCTGCTCCTCGAACTGCGGAGGTTCCTGCGCGAGCAGTGCGGCTTCGCCGACTTCGTGTTCAGGCTCCCGGACGGCGCCATGATCGCCACCGCGAACGACCTGCGCACGCTGCAGGAGCGGATCGCCGAGGTGCCGGTCGAGTCGATCCTCTACCACGGCGCGCGCAACGACTTCTCGACGTGGCTCATGAACCGGACCGAGTTCGAGCTCGCGCGGGATCTCAGGCCGCAGCGCGTGGGGGACTTCGCCGCGCCCGAGGATCTGCGGCGGCACCTCATCGCGGCGCTCGAGCGGCACCGCGAGCGGTCGCGGGCCGGCGTGGTGGCGGAGTTCTCGAGCGCGACGTTCGAGGGCACGAGCGGCTTCGCGCGGATAGGCGTGGGCTCGCTGGGCGGCAAGGGGAGAGGGCTCGCGTTCGTGCACTCGCTCCTGCGGGACTACGAGATCGGAGAGCGGTTCCCCGACGTCGAGATCTTCGTCCCCCCGACGGCGGTGTTGGCGGCCGGCGCCTTCGACAGGTTCATGGCCGGGAACCGGCTCACCGAGGTCGCGCTCGGCGAGGCGAGCGACGACGAGATCGCGGGGAGGTTCGCCGCGGCCGCGCTGCCGGAGGAGACGCTGCGCGCGCTGCGGACCTTCCTCGCGAGGGTCCGCTACCCCCTCGCCGTGCGATCGTCGAGCCTGCTCGAGGACGGCTCGCACCAGCCGTTCGCCGGCGTGTACCAGACGTGCATGATCCCCAACAACGAGGGGGATCCCGAGGCGCGGCTCGAGCGGCTCTCGGCGGCGATCAAGCGGGTGTACGCGTCGACCTACTTCGCGGCGCCGAAGGCGTACCTCGCGGCAACCGGCAACCGGCCCGAAGAGGAGAAGATGGCGATCGTCATCCAGCAGCTTGTCGGCCGCCGGTACGGCGATCACCTCTACCCGCTCGTCGCGGGCGTCGCGAGATCGTACAACTTCTACCCGATGCCCGGGATGCGCTCCGAGGACGGCGTCGCCTCGGTCGTGCTCGGGCTCGGCAAGGCGGTCGTCGACGGCGGGCGGTGCGTCCGCTTCTCGCCGAGCCAACCGGACCGGCCGTACCAGTTCGCCACGCCGGAGGAGTCGCTGCGCACCGCCCCGAGCGCGCTCCTGGCCCTCGACATGAGCGCGGAGCCGTGGACGCGCTGCGCCGCGGCGGAGATCGACTCGAACATCGTCGAGCTCGACCTCGAGGCGGCCGAGCGGCACGGGACGCTGCACGCCGTCGGATCGGTCTACGATCCCGACAGCCACGCGGTGTACGACGGCATCTCGAGGCCGGGGCCGCGGCTCGTCACGCTCGCGGGCGTGCTCAAGGGCGGCGCCTTCCCGCTCGCGGAGGTGCTCTCGTTCCTGCTCGACGTCGGCAGCGCGGCGTTCTCGTGCCCGGTCGAGATCGAGTTCGCGGCGGATCTCAGGGCCAAGCGCGGCGAGAAGCATCAGCTCGGCTTCCTCCAGATCCGGCCGATGGTCGGCGGCGGAGCCGCGGGCAAGGTCCGCGTGGACGGCGCGAGCGCCGAGGACGCCGTCTGCCTGTCGCACCTCGCGCTCGGCGACGGCCGGGTCGGAGGCGTCGCGGATCTCGTCTACGTCCCGGCCGCGACGTTCGACCGGGGCAAGACCGTCCAGATCGCGCACGAGATCGGCACGCTCAACGGCCAGCTGGTCGCCGAGCGCAGGCCGTACGCGCTGATCGGGCCCGGGCGATGGGGCAGCGCGGATCGCTGGCTGGGCATCCCGGTGTCGTGGGCGCAGATCTCGGGCGCCGCGTGCATCGTGGAGACCGACATGCACGACATCAAGGTCGAGCCGTCGCAGGGGTCGCACTTCTTCCAGAACATGACCTCGCTCGGGATCGCGTACTTCACGGTCAACTTCGGCGGGGCGGGCGGGCACCTCGACATGCCGTGGCTCGACGCGCAGCCGGCCCGGACCGAGACCCCCTTCGTGCGGCACCTGCGGTTCGACTCGCCGCTCGAGATCGCGGTGGACGGGCGATCCAAGGCCGGCGTCGTCATGAAGCCCGGGCACCGCCTGGGAGGCTACGTTCCGGCGAAGTGATTCGCCTTGAGGGTCGCATGGCCCGCCGGTATGCTCTCGCTGAAATGCTGCGGCCATCCGTTCACACCTGCGCCCTCGCGCTGCTCCTCGCGACGAGCGCCGGCGCCGACCCCACGAACTACCAGAAGTACGTGATCGGCGAGCGAGCGCTCGGCATGGCGGGCGCGTACACCGCGGCCGCCGACGACTCGATGGCGATCTACTACAACCCGGGCGCGCTCCCGTTCGCCGACGCCTCGACGGTCTCCGGGAGCAAGAGCGTCTACGCCTCGGAACGCCGAATCATCCGCAACGGCTTCGTCCCGGACTTCGGCTCTTCGAAGGACGCCGTGGACCTGGACACGACGACGGACCTGTCCTGGCCCTCCACCCTGACGCTCATGATAGGCTTCGGGAAGAAGAAGCCGAACGGCGGCGGGGTGCGCCACGCGGTAGGCTTCGCGATGCTGGTGCCCGACCAGGAGGACTACCAGTTCCGGGCGAAGCACAAGGGAGAAGGCACCTTCCCCGAGACGCAGACGTACTACCTCTCGGAATCCTACCGCACCGTCTGGACCGGCGTGGCGTACGCCGTGAAGCCGATCCGGAACTGGGGGTTCGGCCTTTCCGGCTTCTTCTCGAACTACAAATACTCCAGGCGGTTCGACAACAACACCTTCAATCCCCCGTACGACACGTCGACCTGCAGCGCCGACGGTTGCGGCGATCTCGAGATCACGGAGTCCCTGCTCAGGATCAAGGTGAACTCCCTCATCTTCAGAGCCGGCGCGCTGTGGATGCCGGCCGAGAGATGGCGCGTGGGGCTCGCCGTGACCGCGCCGAGCATCTTCCTCAAGGATATCTCGCGCGGCTCGCTCGACCAGACGTTCGGTTACGCCTCGTCCACCGATCCGGCAGACGCCAGAACGAGGTTGTACTCCGACGACTACAAGCTCTCGGTCGCCAGGCATGATCCCGGATCCCTCCGCGCCGGTGCGGCCTACTCGATCCCGGACACCTTCACGGTGGACCTGGACGTCAGCTTCTACTTTCCCGTGTCCTATGATCGAATCAAGGGCGATCCCGTCGCGCGCCGCCACGAGTCCGATCCGAACGCGAGCCCGGAGTGGTTCGACAACGGCGTCGTGCACCAGGTCGTGCGCCGGCCGGTGGTCAACGCCAACCTGGGTACCGAGTTCCTCTTCAGTTACGGGATCATACTCCGCACCGGGATCTTCACGGACTTCGCGGCCGCCCCGGACGTCGTGATGAGCGAGCTGCCCCAGCTGAGCCGGGTGAACCGCCTCGGCGGCGCCATGTCCCTCGGGTACCGGGGCCACGATCTCGACATCACCGTCGGCGTGATCGGCACGCACGGCAAGGGCGAGGCGAGCGTCTTCCACCCGCTCGCCGCACGCAGGACCAACGATCCCCCGTTCCAGCCCGAGCTCTACTACGAGAGCTCCATCCTCGTCTTCATCGCCGGCGTGCAGAAGGCGTTCGCGATCAAGGCGAAGCAAATCCTGGACAGGATCGCCGATCGAACCGAGGACTAGGCGGGAGCCGCGCGCCTGCGCCGCCGCCCGAGGAACCCCTGCAGCCTCTCCATGTACACGTAGAAAACCGGCGTGACGAACAGCGTGAGCGACTGGGAGAACAGGAGCCCGCCGACCACCGCGAGCCCGAGCGGCGATCGCGCCTCGCCGCCGGCGCCGTAGCCCAGGGCGATGGGCATGGCGGCGGCCAGGGCGGCGACCGTGGTCATCATGATCGGCCGGAAGCGCACCATGCACGCCTCGTAGATCGCCTCCTCCGGCGCCAGCCCCTTTCCGCGCTGCGCCGCGATGGCGAAGTCGATCATCATGATGCCGTTCTTCTTGACGAGGCCTATCAGCATGATGATCCCGACGAACGCGTAGAGCGACAGCTCGGCGCCGAAGATCCACAGCGTGAGCACCGCGCCGAACCCGGCGAACGGCAGCGCCGACAGGATCGTGATCGGGTGGAAGAAGTTCTCGTACAGGATCCCCAGCACCATGTAGATGACCAGGATCGCGACGAGCAGCAGCGGCAGCATTCCACGGAAGGCCTCCTGGAACGCCTGCGCGGATCCCTGGAACTTGCCGTGCACGCCCTCGGGGAGCGTCTGCGCGGCGACCGCCTGCACCTCGTCGATCGCCTCGCCTATCGACACCCCGGGCTTCAGGTTGAACGAGATCGTGACGGCCGGGAGCTGCCCGAAGTGGTTGACGCTCAAGGGCCCGACGCCGCTCTCGAGCTTCGCCACCGACTCGAGCGGCACGAGCTCGCCCCTGGTCGAGCGGACGTGCAGCAGCTGGAGCGCGCTCGGATCGCGCTGGAGCTCGGGCAGCACCTCCAGGATCACCTGGTACTGGTTGTTCGGCGCCAGGATGGTAGTCACCTGCTGCGAGCCGTAGGCGAAGAGCAGCGCCCGCTCGATCTGGCTTGCGCTGACGCCGAGCGCGGTCGCCGCGTCGCGGTCGATGCGGACGCGCACCTCCGGGTTCTTGAGCTGCATGTCGCTGGACACGTCGGTGATCGCCGGTATCGCCCGCATCTTCTCGAGGAGCGCGCCGGCGCTGCCGTAGAGCTGCTCGATGTCCGGCGTCTGCAGCGTGAACTGGTACTGGCTCTTGCTCATCATCCCGCCGACGTTGATGGGTGGCGGGTTCTGCAGCATCGCCCGGATCCCCGGGATCCGCGAAAGCTTCGGGCGCAGCCGCGCGATCACCTCGTCGGTCGTCGACTTCCGCTCCGGGTAGTCCTTCAGCGAGACGAACATGCCGCCCGCGTTGCTGCCGCCGCGCATGCCGCCCGAGCCCGCGCGCGAGTTGAACCGCGAGACGTCCGGGTCCTGCTGGATGATCGCCGCCACCGCCTGCTGGAGCTTCGCGAGCGCCTCGAAGGAGATCCCCTCCTGCGCCTCCGTCG encodes the following:
- a CDS encoding histidine kinase; this translates as MGDRAIEAVVRRRERKAVELESLMSWRAQRILIVSSLYDAFTFQEDGSLVERLFSEYLELNLRTVPIVQRASAAREALEVLGRERFDLVISMLRVGDADVRELVRSIRGIDPEIPVMLLAANPRELAAVDLAGPLDGGERVFVWNGDVRLFLAMIKSCEDRMNVEHDSQVADVPSLILVEDNVRFYSAYLPMLYTELLEHSHALMADGLNHMQRLLRMRARPKILLATTFEEGERLFRRYRDHVMGVIVDASFPRGGRIDDDAGIEFARLVRAEAPDRPILMQSSVPENAARIGELGGLFVNKTSPTLLLELRRFLREQCGFADFVFRLPDGAMIATANDLRTLQERIAEVPVESILYHGARNDFSTWLMNRTEFELARDLRPQRVGDFAAPEDLRRHLIAALERHRERSRAGVVAEFSSATFEGTSGFARIGVGSLGGKGRGLAFVHSLLRDYEIGERFPDVEIFVPPTAVLAAGAFDRFMAGNRLTEVALGEASDDEIAGRFAAAALPEETLRALRTFLARVRYPLAVRSSSLLEDGSHQPFAGVYQTCMIPNNEGDPEARLERLSAAIKRVYASTYFAAPKAYLAATGNRPEEEKMAIVIQQLVGRRYGDHLYPLVAGVARSYNFYPMPGMRSEDGVASVVLGLGKAVVDGGRCVRFSPSQPDRPYQFATPEESLRTAPSALLALDMSAEPWTRCAAAEIDSNIVELDLEAAERHGTLHAVGSVYDPDSHAVYDGISRPGPRLVTLAGVLKGGAFPLAEVLSFLLDVGSAAFSCPVEIEFAADLRAKRGEKHQLGFLQIRPMVGGGAAGKVRVDGASAEDAVCLSHLALGDGRVGGVADLVYVPAATFDRGKTVQIAHEIGTLNGQLVAERRPYALIGPGRWGSADRWLGIPVSWAQISGAACIVETDMHDIKVEPSQGSHFFQNMTSLGIAYFTVNFGGAGGHLDMPWLDAQPARTETPFVRHLRFDSPLEIAVDGRSKAGVVMKPGHRLGGYVPAK
- a CDS encoding DEAD/DEAH box helicase encodes the protein MTFTEFQLHPNLLRGVEALGFADPTPIQIDAIPPAMAGKDVLACAMTGSGKTAAFGLPILHHLLGRPRGTTRALIVTPTRELAAQIVEHLDALAAHTKITCAAVFGGVGAGPQERAFRAGVDVIVATPGRLLDHFQYPYAKLDALEILVLDEADRMLDMGFLPDVRRVLAHIPRKRQTLFFSATLPEPIVVLSREMLNAPVRINIERKSLPAVGVRQSIYPVAQDLKTHLLLALLRSGAVTSAIVFTRTKHRANRLSEFLERRGVDAVRIHGNRSQVQRTEALKGLKEGRIKVLVATDIAQRGIDVEGLTHVINFDVPHVPDDYIHRVGRTARAGALGDAFTFVAPEEEGDLRAIERAVGKRLPRVKVDGFDYTKRPEERFEIPIGERIAEIRKRKAEDRARSREKAERKAKAEADAKALAAEKAAKKAKAEAEAPAQTGARRRRRPPRRR
- the gdhA gene encoding NADP-specific glutamate dehydrogenase, with amino-acid sequence MSTEEIYQRVAEQNPNQPEFLQAVQEVFESLAPVIEKHPEYRKAKILERLAEPERVILFRVPWVDDKGEVQINKGYRIQMNSAIGPYKGGLRLHPTVNLSILKFLAFEQVFKNSLTTLPMGGGKGGSNFDPKGKSDREVMAFCQSFMSELFRHIGQFTDVPAGDIGVGGREIGYLFGQYKRLAQEFTGVLTGKGLNWGGSLVRPEATGYGNVYFAEEMLNTHKQSFKGKTVLISGSGNVAQYAVQKVQDLGGKVVTLSDSSGFIHDAEGIDREKLKFLMELKNVKRGRIKEYCDKYPKATYKPVDPSAHYNPLWDIKADVALPCATQNEINAKDAQNLVNNGVKCVSEGANMPTMPDGVKIFLDAKILFGPGKAANAGGVATSGLEMSQNSLRLSWTREEVDGRLHGIMKAIHKSCVDASERFGTPGNYVNGANIAGFLKVANAMMDQGVC